From Micrococcus porci, one genomic window encodes:
- a CDS encoding glycerophosphodiester phosphodiesterase family protein: MLPLVIAHRGASAAFPEHTRAAMLHALAVGADGIECDVQLTRDRQVVLWHDPTVDRTSDGRGPLADHTLAQLRALDVVSWHQGMGGDAPGDAAGRVPAVYGRRDEQVLTLADLLRMVLAADRPLRLAVELKHPSPFGHELEERVLRELVAAGWDAETGLMGQVRVSLMSLHPGALQYLAPLTGPDALCPLIDLVPDEIPSRLARGPLSRAAVRATVRQSLADAETMVWRGRAGLAGPSVAYVRSHLADVKAWLASGRRLRVWTVDEREDALFLAAQGVQELTTNRPADVLRWVTQAATSASPGAISGRDMPSPAAR, translated from the coding sequence GTGCTCCCCCTCGTGATCGCCCACCGCGGCGCGTCCGCCGCCTTCCCCGAACACACCCGCGCCGCCATGCTGCACGCCCTCGCCGTGGGCGCGGACGGCATCGAGTGCGACGTCCAGCTGACCCGGGACCGCCAGGTCGTCCTCTGGCATGACCCCACCGTGGACCGCACCTCCGACGGGCGTGGCCCCCTCGCCGACCACACGCTCGCGCAGCTGCGCGCCCTCGACGTCGTCTCCTGGCACCAGGGCATGGGCGGGGACGCGCCCGGCGACGCCGCCGGGCGCGTCCCCGCCGTCTACGGGCGCCGTGACGAGCAGGTGCTCACCCTGGCCGACCTGCTGCGCATGGTGCTGGCGGCCGACCGCCCCCTGCGCCTGGCCGTGGAGCTGAAGCACCCCTCGCCGTTCGGGCACGAGCTGGAGGAGCGGGTCCTGCGCGAACTGGTCGCCGCGGGCTGGGACGCAGAGACCGGGCTGATGGGCCAGGTGCGGGTGTCGCTCATGAGCCTCCACCCGGGCGCCCTCCAGTACCTCGCCCCATTGACCGGCCCGGACGCCCTGTGCCCGCTGATCGACCTGGTGCCGGACGAGATCCCCTCCCGTCTGGCCCGCGGGCCGCTGAGCCGGGCGGCCGTGCGCGCCACGGTGCGCCAGTCCCTCGCGGACGCCGAGACGATGGTCTGGCGGGGGCGGGCCGGGCTGGCCGGGCCTTCCGTGGCCTACGTGCGCAGCCACCTCGCGGACGTGAAGGCGTGGCTGGCCTCCGGCCGGCGCCTGCGGGTGTGGACCGTGGACGAGCGGGAGGACGCCCTGTTCCTCGCCGCCCAGGGCGTGCAGGAGCTCACCACCAACCGGCCCGCGGACGTCCTGCGCTGGGTGACGCAGGCGGCGACGTCGGCCTCCCCCGGTGCGATTTCGGGGCGGGACATGCCCTCACCCGCCGCGAGGTAG
- a CDS encoding alpha/beta hydrolase: MSTGSAPESEPLASGGHAVWSRPEHERAGTDLVLVLHGYGSNEVRAARRFFPMLPERCTGLALRGPFEIDAAAVEGPDDPGAHGWFLLDVLLQSDFAQVIAAAHRVYDALADDAVADAGFRSVSVLGFSQGMAMATTVIRLRPEAFACGVGLSGFAVDNELLAVLDSPAEGPGPRPFFWGRDAQDPVIRPDAVAHTAAWAEEHTLLTARTYPGILHGTGPEEARDVRIFLEHVLGGA, encoded by the coding sequence GGCCTCCGGCGGGCACGCCGTCTGGTCCCGACCGGAGCACGAGCGGGCCGGCACCGACCTCGTCCTCGTGCTGCACGGCTACGGCTCCAACGAGGTGCGCGCCGCCCGCAGGTTCTTCCCCATGCTCCCGGAGCGCTGCACCGGCCTGGCCCTCCGCGGGCCCTTCGAGATCGACGCCGCCGCCGTCGAGGGCCCGGACGATCCCGGGGCCCACGGCTGGTTCCTGCTGGACGTGCTCCTGCAGTCCGACTTCGCCCAGGTGATCGCCGCCGCCCACCGCGTGTACGACGCGCTCGCGGACGACGCCGTGGCCGACGCCGGGTTCCGCAGCGTGTCCGTGCTCGGCTTCTCCCAGGGCATGGCCATGGCGACGACCGTGATCCGGCTGCGTCCCGAGGCGTTCGCGTGCGGGGTGGGGCTGAGCGGGTTCGCGGTGGACAACGAGCTGCTCGCCGTCCTGGACTCGCCCGCCGAGGGCCCGGGGCCGCGCCCGTTCTTCTGGGGCCGCGACGCGCAGGACCCGGTGATCCGCCCGGACGCCGTGGCCCACACCGCCGCGTGGGCGGAGGAGCACACCCTGCTCACCGCCCGCACCTACCCGGGGATCCTGCACGGCACCGGCCCGGAGGAGGCCCGGGACGTGCGGATCTTCCTGGAGCACGTGCTCGGCGGGGCCTGA
- a CDS encoding DUF445 domain-containing protein: MAPSPVPADSPFPLTPAALERAAGLRRMKAVALGLLIVLAVVFAVAFPLQRVHPAWGFVRAAAEGGMVGALADWFAVTALFRRPLGLPIPHTALIPEKKDQLGAALTEFVQENFLDSDVAREKVAGLQVARAAGGWLRERPHAVHAAGEIAMAARGAVAATDDDAVQDLLQQLMQRHMVEPDWSPTLAGVLEDVLAGRHHEKVVDLVVEHTGDWVATHPEMFLETVRRRSPEWSPDLVDRLLAERLHAETLKYLAGVRADRDHEARRSVDDWLARLAGNMRDDPATRASAERFKADLFADEQLRAWAGRAWITLRDSLLAALEDQDSDLHRALVDALVDLGVRLQEDPALQASVDGRARAAASYALSSYGPALTGVIEETVARWDGRQTADTLENLVGRDLQFIRINGSVVGALAGLAIHTLASLVF, translated from the coding sequence ATGGCCCCGTCCCCCGTCCCCGCCGACTCCCCGTTCCCGCTCACCCCGGCCGCCCTGGAGCGCGCCGCGGGGCTGCGGCGCATGAAGGCCGTGGCGCTGGGGCTGCTGATCGTGCTGGCCGTGGTGTTCGCCGTCGCCTTCCCGCTGCAGCGCGTGCACCCGGCGTGGGGGTTCGTGCGCGCCGCCGCGGAGGGCGGCATGGTGGGCGCGCTGGCGGACTGGTTCGCGGTCACGGCCCTGTTCCGCCGCCCCCTGGGCCTGCCCATCCCGCACACCGCGCTGATCCCGGAGAAGAAGGACCAGCTGGGCGCCGCGCTGACGGAGTTCGTGCAGGAGAACTTCCTGGACTCGGACGTGGCCCGGGAGAAGGTGGCGGGGCTCCAGGTGGCGCGCGCGGCCGGCGGCTGGCTGCGGGAGCGGCCCCACGCGGTCCACGCGGCCGGGGAGATCGCCATGGCGGCCCGGGGCGCGGTGGCCGCCACGGACGACGACGCCGTGCAGGACCTCCTGCAGCAGCTGATGCAGCGTCACATGGTGGAGCCGGACTGGTCGCCCACCCTGGCCGGCGTCCTCGAGGACGTGCTGGCCGGGCGACACCACGAGAAGGTCGTGGACCTGGTGGTCGAGCACACCGGCGACTGGGTGGCGACGCACCCGGAGATGTTCCTCGAGACCGTGCGCCGGCGCTCGCCCGAGTGGAGCCCGGACCTGGTGGACCGCCTCCTGGCGGAGCGCCTGCACGCCGAGACCCTGAAGTACCTGGCGGGCGTGCGAGCCGACCGCGACCACGAGGCGCGCCGCTCCGTGGACGACTGGCTGGCCCGCCTGGCCGGGAACATGCGGGACGACCCGGCCACCCGCGCGTCGGCGGAGCGGTTCAAGGCGGACCTGTTCGCGGACGAGCAGCTGCGCGCGTGGGCGGGCCGGGCCTGGATCACCCTGCGGGATTCGCTCCTGGCCGCCCTGGAGGACCAGGACTCGGACCTCCACCGGGCGCTCGTGGACGCCCTCGTGGACCTGGGCGTCCGCCTCCAGGAGGACCCGGCGCTGCAGGCCAGCGTGGACGGACGCGCCCGCGCGGCCGCGTCCTACGCGCTGAGCTCCTACGGGCCCGCCCTGACCGGGGTGATCGAGGAGACCGTGGCCCGCTGGGACGGCCGCCAGACGGCGGACACCCTGGAGAACCTCGTGGGCCGGGACCTGCAGTTCATCCGCATCAACGGCTCGGTGGTCGGCGCACTGGCCGGCCTGGCGATCCACACGCTGGCGAGCCTCGTGTTCTGA